One Canis lupus familiaris isolate Mischka breed German Shepherd chromosome 20, alternate assembly UU_Cfam_GSD_1.0, whole genome shotgun sequence genomic region harbors:
- the ISYNA1 gene encoding inositol-3-phosphate synthase 1, protein MEASAEFVVESPDVVYGPDAIEAQYEYRTTCVSREDGVLKVYPTSTRFTFRTARQVPRLGVMLVGWGGNNGSTLTAAVLANRLRLSWPTRTGRKEANYYGSLTQAGTVSLGLDAEGQEVFVPFSALLPMVAPDDLVFDGWDISSLNLAEAMRRAQVLDWGLQEQLWPHLEALRPRPSVYIPEFIAANQSVRADNLILGTRAQQLEQIRRDIRDFRSSAGLDKVIVLWTANTERFCEVIPGLNDTAENLLRTIQLGLEVSPSTLFAVASILEGCAFLNGSPQNTLVPGALELARQRRVFVGGDDFKSGQTKVKSVLVDFLIGSGLKTMSIVSYNHLGNNDGQNLSAPPQFRSKEVSKSSVVDDMVQSNPVLYAPGEEPDHCVVIKYVPYVGDSKRALDEYTSELMLGGTNTLVLHNTCEDSLLAAPIMLDLVLLTELCQRVSFCTDADPEPQGFHSVLSLLSFLFKAPLVPPGSPVVNALFRQRSCIENILRACVGLPPQNHMLLEHKMERPGLKRVGPMVAACPVPCKKGPAPTAPNGCTGDANGHSQAEAPQMPTT, encoded by the exons ATGGAGGCCTCAGCCGAGTTCGTGGTCGAGAGCCCCGACGTGGTCTACGGCCCCGACGCCATCGAGGCTCAGTACGAGTACCGGACGACGTGCGTCAGCCGCGAGGATGGTGTCCTCAAG GTGTACCCCACGTCCACGCGCTTCACCTTTCGGACCGCCCGGCAGGTGCCCCGGCTCGGGGTCATGCTCGTCGGCTGGGGCGGGAACAACGGCTCCACGCTCACCGCCGCCGTGCTGGCCAACCGGCTGCGCCTGTCCTGGCCCACGCGCACCGGCCGCAAG GAGGCCAACTACTACGGCTCGCTGACGCAGGCGGGCACCGTTAGCCTGGGCTTGGACGCCGAGGGCCAGGAGGTGTTCGTGCCCTTCAGCGCACTGCTGCCCATGGTGGCACCCGACGACCTCGTGTTCGACG gctgGGACATATCGTCGCTGAACCTGGCTGAGGCGATGAGGCGTGCACAGGTGCTGGACTGGGGGCTGCAGGAGCAACTGTGGCCACACTTGGAGGCTCTGCGCCCTCGGCCCTCCGTCTACATCCCCGAATTCATCGCAGCCAACCAGAGTGTGCGAGCTGACAATCTCATACTGGGCACGCGCGCACAGCAG ctggAGCAGATCCGTAGGGACATCCGTGACTTCCGATCCAGTGCTGGGCTAGACAAAGTCATCGTGCTGTGGACCGCAAACACGGAGCGCTTCTGCGAAGTCATCCCCGGCCTCAATGATACTGCTGAGAACCTGCTGCGTACCATCCAG CTGGGCCTGGAGGTGTCGCCCTCCACTCTTTTTGCTGTGGCCAGCATCTTGGAGGGCTGTGCCTTCCTCAACGGGTCCCCGCAGAACACGCTGGTGCCTGGGGCGCTTGAGCTCGCCCGTCAGCGACGTGTCTTCGTGGGTGGAGATGACTTCAAGTCAGGCCAAACCAAGGTCAAGTCCGTGCTGGTGGACTTCCTTATCGGCTCTGGCCTCAAG ACCATGTCCATCGTGAGCTACAACCACCTGGGCAACAATGACGGGCAGAACCTGTCGGCACCGCCGCAGTTCCGTTCCAAGGAGGTGTCCAAGAGCAGCGTGGTAGACGACATGGTGCAGAGCAACCCTGTGCTCTATGCACCCGGCGAGGAGCCCGACCACTGT GTGGTCATCAAGTACGTGCCATACGTGGGCGACAGCAAGCGTGCGTTGGATGAGTACACCTCGGAGCTGATGCTGGGCGGCACCAACACGCTGGTGCTGCACAACACCTGTGAG GACTCCCTCCTGGCCGCACCCATCATGCTGGACCTGGTGCTGCTGACCGAGCTGTGCCAGCGCGTGAGCTTCTGCACCGATGCCGACCCAGAGCCGCAGGGCTTCCACTCCGTGCTGTCCCTGCTCAGCTTCCTATTCAAGGCGCCACTCGTGCCGCCGGGCAGCCCTGTGGTCAATGCCCTCTTCCGCCAGCGCAGCTGCATCGAGAATATCCTCAG ggcctgtgtggggctcccccCACAGAACCACATGCTTCTGGAGCACAAGATGGAGCGCCCTGGCCTCAAGCGAGTGGGGCCTATGGTTGCTGCCTGCCCTGTGCCCTGCAAGAAAGGACCAGCGCCAACTGCCCCCAATGGCTGTACGGGTGATGCCAATGGGCACTCGCAGGCTGAGGCACCCCAGATGCCCACCACTTAA